The sequence below is a genomic window from Pseudomonadota bacterium.
TCACCGCATCAGCGAAGTCCGGTGCGGCCTGTCGCTGGCTGAGAAGTCGCGAGCGAAACGAGCCCCCCAACGGCCCGTTTCGCTCGCCGCCCCCACTTCTAATCCCCAGCCACTTTCTTGCGGTACATACCCTGGGCAATGCGGTCGATGACCATTGCGCAGAACAGGATCGCCAGACCGCCGAGCAGACCTTGACCCTTCGCGGCGTACTGCAAGGCCTCCAGAATCAGCGCACCCAAACCTTCGGCGCCGATCAGCGAGGCGATGACGACCATGGAGAGGCTCATCAGGATCGTCTGGTTGATGCCGGTCATGATCGACGGCATGGCGAGCGGTATCTCGACATTGCGCAGCAACTGCCATTTCGAACAGCCGAACGCGATCGCCGCCTCCTTGGTCGTCTCCGGCACGCCGCGCATGCCCAGCGCCGTCAGGCGGATCACCGGCGGCATGGCGAAGATGATGGTCGCCAGGACGCCCGGCGGCTTGCCGGTGCCAAAGAAGGCGATGATCGGTATCAGATAGACGAAGGCCGGCATGGTCTGCATGAAGTCCAGCACCGGCTCGGCGAAGGTATAGGCGCGCTTGCTCTTGCCGAACCAGATGCCGAGCGGAATGCCGAAGATGACGCAGAGCGCGGCACCGGCGCCGATCAGGGCAACGGTGATCATGGAGATTTCCCACAATCCCATAAACGCCAGATAGGCCAACGACGCTGCCGTGAAGATCGCGACGCGCGGTCCGGCCAAGCGATAGGCCATGACCACGATCACCACCATGACCACCGGCCACGGCGTCTCGATCAAGACGACCTCTAGGCCGTCGAGCACGGCCCTGATGGCGGCGGTGACACCGTCAAACACATTACCGAAGTTGTTGGCCAACCAGTCGAACCCTTCGTCGCCCAGCCTTGCCCAGCTGGCGAAGAACTCCTTGCCGATCGGGAACTCGGTGATCGGGATCTCGCCGCCGAAGAAACCGCCGGTCAGCCGGCTGAGGATTTCGTCTGGATCGGTCACGGTGAAACGGAACAGGGTCAGCGGCCAGATGGCGACCAACAGGAAGGCGCCGAAGATGGTGCTGTTCCGGCTGACACCGGACTGCACCGAAGGCCTGGCGCGCCAACGCAGGTACTGTTTTTCGTAGACCATGTTGGCGTAGAAGCCTTCAACCAGCTTAAAGAAGACCAGAAGACCGATGCCAACCAGCAGGTAGGTCGTCGACTCGCCCGCCGCCGCCGCCGCTTCCGCCTGGGCGGTCTCGGCGACCTTCTTTAGGTTCTCAGCGACCGAAAGCGCGGTCTCGGCGGTTTCCGTGTCGCCCGCCGCAAGGGCTTCCTCGGCCTGCTGCTCGCGCGTCGCGATATTGGTCAGCAAACGTTCGTAGCGGGCGAGCTGGTCGGCGCCCAGTTCACCCCACAGGCCCTTGCCGAGCTGCACCAGCGCGAAGAGTTCCAGCACCAGGAACGCCCAGAAGAAACCCCAGGCGCCGCGCGCCGCCCCCCAGAGCGGTCCGAAGACGGCGGCCATGGTGTTCCACGACCACGGGAAGCCGGTGGTGCCCTGAATTTTGGCAAACTCAGCGGAATAGTAGTCACTGTTCTCCTGGGCGAAGTCGCCGACCGAGCTGGACAGCGCCTTGGGGCCAAGTTCGAGGCCGGTGTCGCTCATGCCTTGCCTCCCTGAATGCCTTTCAGCAGCGTCGACTTGCTGATGACGCCGACATCGACGCCGCTGTCGTTCTGCACCACGATCGGGTGATCGGACTCGGTCGCGATATCGATCAGGTGATCGAGGTCGGTGTCATGGGGCACCCGCCGGGACGCGCTCAAGTCTTCGCCGTGCGCCGGCTTGTAGCTCGACAGGTCTTCCATGATCGAATGGGCGAACACCAGTTTGAGCCGGGAGATGCCCTCGACGAAATCCTTGACGTAGTCGTCGGCCGGTTTGGTGACGATGTCCTCGGGCGTGCCGATCTGAACGATCCGCCCGTCCTTCATGATGGCGATGCGGTTGCCGATGCGGATTGCTTCGTCCAGGTCATGGGTGATGAAAACGGTGGTCTTGTGCAGCTCCGCCGACAGCGCCATGAACTGGTCCTGCAACTGGCGGCGGATCAGCGGGTCGAGGGCGGAGAACGGCTCATCCATCAACAGGACTTCGGGGTCGGATGCCAGGGCGCGAGCCAGGCCAACGCGCTGCTGCATGCCGCCCGAAAGCTCGCGCGGGAAACGGTCCTCATAGCCGTCCAGATTGACCATGGAGATACACTTCTGGGAGACGTCCCAGCGCTTCGACTTGGGCTCGCCGCGCACCTGCAGCGGGAATCCGACATTGTCGCGAACGGTGCGATGGGGCAGCAGCGCCATGTGCTGGAACACCATGCCGATATGCATCGCCCGCATCTCGCGCAGCTCTTCGCCGCCTAGGGACCGCATGTCCTTGCCCAAGACGGAGATCTTACCGGCGGTCGGTTCGATCAGACGGTTGAGGTGGCGCACCATGGTCGACTTGCCGGAGCCCGACAGGCCCATGACACAGAAGATCTCGCCACGCGCAACCGAGAACGAGCAGTCGGCGATGCCGACAACACATTCGTACTGTTCCAGAACCTCTGCCTTGGATAGACCTTTTTCTTCGACCGCGGCCATCGCCTCATCGGCGCGTTGGCCAAAGATCTTCCAGACGTCTTCCAGCACAATGACGTCTTCGCTCACGGAACACCCCCTCCTGAGCAAGAAGCACCCCCTCGGCCGTGGCTCTTAGATGGCCCTTTGCCGGAAGCTGCGATCAATGGCGGCACCCGTGAAGGGCGCCGCCACCGGTTTGATCATATCAACGACGTCGGCCTACTTCAGCCAGGAGTCGACAACATCCTGGTTTTCGCTCACCCAGGCACGGGCGAACTCCTCGGGATCCTGTTTCTCGACGACCAGCGCATAGGTCATCTGGGAGACGGTATCCGTGTCCAGTTGAACCTGCGACAGAAGCTTGGCGGCTTCCGGATAGGTGTCTTCAAGCTCGGCCGCATAGTGGATGTGCAGATAGGCCAGGTCCCAGGCCATCGGCGTGCTCGACTTTTCCAGCCACTCGGGATCGTCAGTCGGCTGGATCATCACCCAGTTATCGGCATCATGCGCCGGCTCTTCCAGTACAACGAGGTCGTAGAGCGCGAACATGTGGTGCGGCGTATAGCAGAAGAAGACGATGTTGCCGTCCTGGGCGATCGCGTTATCGACCTCGGCCAGCGCCAGCGTCTCGTCCATCTCCTTCAGATTCATCGTCTCGTCGTAGCCGTACGACTTCGCGCGGACCTTCTCGACATTGGTCGAGGCCCAGCCCGACGCGCCAATCCAGATCTCACCCATGCCGTCGCCATCGGTGTCGAACTGGCTCGCCATGTCCGGATCGGTCAAATCGGACAGATTGACGATACCGGTCGCATCAGCCGTCTGCTTGGTGACGCACATACCCTGGAACGCCTCAACGCCGTTCGGGTTCTGACGGACCGTGCCCTTCTCCTGAACGAACGTCTGGTTCAGGTTCGCCTGGTTCGGCAGCCAGACTTCCGGATGCACATGCATGGCGCCGGAATCCATGGCCTCGAAGACCACCGGGTTGGTGCCGTTCTGCAGCTCAACCTCAAGACCGAGGTTGTCCTCCATGACGACCTTCAGGACGTGGCCCGTGACGCGCACGGACGGCCAGTTCGGCACACCGATAACCACATCGGCAGCCTGAGCCGCACCGGTAAAAGCCACCAGAGACGCCGCGGCGGCGCCCAATAGTGTTTTCTTGAAATTCATTGATCAGATCTCCCAGTTTTTTGGTTTCTTGATGTCAATTGGGCCCGTTCCGACGTTCGCTTGGTCAAACGATCACGGGCCGAACCCACCCTTTCGGCACTCCCAGCGACAGTGAGGAACCCGGCAAACCCGGTCCTTGGTCAAGGACAGGGAACTTGCTCATGCGGCGCGCGCTCACCTCACTGTCGATACGTTCGGATCCTAATTCGCCTTATGGCACAACAAGTTAGACAACCTCCGAGCAAGAATTCTAACGGGGGTTGCACGCAATGAAAGTGCCTTCAATGAATTCGAAAGGACCCTTAAACAAAACTGCACTCCCTCCCCTCGACTGCCCACCGAACTCAAGGCCCGGCTTTTGTTTTTTCTTGGCCAAACAATGCTATGGCAAAGGCCCAACCCACCTTAGGGCCAGCAATGGCTTTATGTTGAGGCCAGCCGGCACGAACGCCAGCCGGCCCTGACGTCCAGCTGCTAGGCCGACTGCTGGGGCCGCATGTCGGCGGCATCGATGCCCGCCACCACAACCGGCTTTTTCATGGCATCGCGGCGGAATGGCTCGCCCAATTCCTGGTTCAACACGACCTCGATGAATGTCGTCACGCCATCGTCCTGGGCCTTGCAGGCCTCCTTCAACGCCGCAGACAGTTCATCCTGGGTCTTGACCGTGACGCCCTTCAGACCGCAACCGTCAGCTGCCTTGGCATAGCTCAGGTTGGGGTTGAGCTCGGTGCCGACGAAGTTGTTGTCGTACCACAGGATGGAATTGCGCTTTTCCGCGCCCCACTGATAGTTGCGGAAGATCACCATGGTGACCGCAGGCCAATCTTCGCGGCCGATCGAGCTCATCTCGCTCATCGAGATGCCGAACGCACCATCGCCGGCAAAACCGACCACCGGCACGTCGGGACAACCGATCTTGGCGCCGATGATCGCCGGGAAACCGTAGCCACACGGGCCAAACAGGCCGGGCGCCAGGTACTTCCGGCCTTCCTCAAACATTGGATAGGCATTGCCGATGGCGCAATTGTTGCCGATGTCGCTGGAGATAATGGCTTTGTCCGGCAGACCGGCCTGAATGGCGCGCCATGCCATGCGCGGCGACATCAGATCGGCGTCGCGGGTACGTGCATCCTCGTTCCATGTCGTGCCGGGATCGTCGTCCTCATGGTCCATGCCGCTCAAGGTCTGCAGCCAGGCGGATTTCGTTTGGTGAATCAGTGCTTTGCGCTCATCGCGGCCGAGATTGCCCGCGTCCGGGGCAAGTGCGGCGAGAAGCTGCTGGGTGACCTTCTTGGCATCGCCGCAGATACCCACGGTGACCTTCTTGGTCAGCCCGATCCGGTCGGGGTTCATGTCGACCTGGATGATCGTCGCGTCCTTGGGCCAATAGTCGATGCCGTAGCCCGGCAGGGTCGAGAACGGGTTGAGTCGGGTGCCCAGCGCCAGCACCACGTCGGCCTTGGCGATCAGCTCCATCGCCGCCTTCGAGCCGTTATAGCCCAGCGGACCGCAGGCTAGCGGATGGCTGCCGGGGAAGCTGTCGTTGTGCTGATAGCCGCTGCACACCGGCGCATCCAAACGCTCGGCGAGCGCGACACATTCGTCGATCGCGTTGCCGATCACCACGCCCGCGCCCGACAGGATGACCGGGAACTTCGCTTCCGACAGCAGCCTGGCTGCCTCAGCCACCGACTCCTCGCCGCCGGCCGAGCGTTCGATCCGCACGATCTGCGGCAGTTCGACATCGATCACCTGGGTCCACAGATCACGCGGCACGTTGATCTGGGCCGGCGCCGAAGCGCGCCACGCCTTTTCGATCACTCGGTTCAGCACCTCGGCCATGCGCGAGGCGTCGCGCACCTCCTCCTGGTAGCAGACCATGTCCCGGAACAGCGCCATCTGCTCGACTTCCTGGAAGCCACCTTGGCCGATCGTCTTGTTGGCCGCCTGTGGCGTTACCAGCAGCATCGGTGTGTGGTTCCAGTAGGCGGTCTTGATGGCGGTGACGAAGCCGGTGACGCCCGGGCCATTCTGGGCGATCGCCATGCCCATCTTGCCGGTCGCGCGGGTGAAGCCGTCGCAGATCAGACCGCCATTGGTCTCATGCGCGACATCCCAGAAACGGATGCCGGCCTGCGGAAACAGATCGGAGATGGGCATGAAGGCCGATCCGATAATGCCAAAGGCGTGCTCGATGCCGTGCATCTGCAGGACTTTGACGAAGGCCTCCTCCGTGGTCATTTTCATGGCGAATTGTCCATCATTCTCAATATGTTAAGGCCGTCTCGCGGCCGACAATAGCGTCAGACGTACTGGTCCAGCGTCTTGCGGATCTTATCGATGATCTCGTCGACATGCGCTCGCTCGGCGATGAACGCAGGTGTCACGATCGCACAGTCGCCGGTGAACTTCACATGGCAGCCGTTCCAGAACAGATCCTTCTGCACCTGCTG
It includes:
- a CDS encoding glycine betaine ABC transporter substrate-binding protein produces the protein MNFKKTLLGAAAASLVAFTGAAQAADVVIGVPNWPSVRVTGHVLKVVMEDNLGLEVELQNGTNPVVFEAMDSGAMHVHPEVWLPNQANLNQTFVQEKGTVRQNPNGVEAFQGMCVTKQTADATGIVNLSDLTDPDMASQFDTDGDGMGEIWIGASGWASTNVEKVRAKSYGYDETMNLKEMDETLALAEVDNAIAQDGNIVFFCYTPHHMFALYDLVVLEEPAHDADNWVMIQPTDDPEWLEKSSTPMAWDLAYLHIHYAAELEDTYPEAAKLLSQVQLDTDTVSQMTYALVVEKQDPEEFARAWVSENQDVVDSWLK
- a CDS encoding ABC transporter permease subunit, coding for MSDTGLELGPKALSSSVGDFAQENSDYYSAEFAKIQGTTGFPWSWNTMAAVFGPLWGAARGAWGFFWAFLVLELFALVQLGKGLWGELGADQLARYERLLTNIATREQQAEEALAAGDTETAETALSVAENLKKVAETAQAEAAAAAGESTTYLLVGIGLLVFFKLVEGFYANMVYEKQYLRWRARPSVQSGVSRNSTIFGAFLLVAIWPLTLFRFTVTDPDEILSRLTGGFFGGEIPITEFPIGKEFFASWARLGDEGFDWLANNFGNVFDGVTAAIRAVLDGLEVVLIETPWPVVMVVIVVMAYRLAGPRVAIFTAASLAYLAFMGLWEISMITVALIGAGAALCVIFGIPLGIWFGKSKRAYTFAEPVLDFMQTMPAFVYLIPIIAFFGTGKPPGVLATIIFAMPPVIRLTALGMRGVPETTKEAAIAFGCSKWQLLRNVEIPLAMPSIMTGINQTILMSLSMVVIASLIGAEGLGALILEALQYAAKGQGLLGGLAILFCAMVIDRIAQGMYRKKVAGD
- a CDS encoding betaine/proline/choline family ABC transporter ATP-binding protein (Members of the family are the ATP-binding subunit of ABC transporters for substrates such as betaine, L-proline or other amino acids, choline, carnitine, etc. The substrate specificity is best determined from the substrate-binding subunit, rather than this subunit, as it interacts with the permease subunit and not with substrate directly.), whose product is MSEDVIVLEDVWKIFGQRADEAMAAVEEKGLSKAEVLEQYECVVGIADCSFSVARGEIFCVMGLSGSGKSTMVRHLNRLIEPTAGKISVLGKDMRSLGGEELREMRAMHIGMVFQHMALLPHRTVRDNVGFPLQVRGEPKSKRWDVSQKCISMVNLDGYEDRFPRELSGGMQQRVGLARALASDPEVLLMDEPFSALDPLIRRQLQDQFMALSAELHKTTVFITHDLDEAIRIGNRIAIMKDGRIVQIGTPEDIVTKPADDYVKDFVEGISRLKLVFAHSIMEDLSSYKPAHGEDLSASRRVPHDTDLDHLIDIATESDHPIVVQNDSGVDVGVISKSTLLKGIQGGKA
- the xsc gene encoding sulfoacetaldehyde acetyltransferase is translated as MKMTTEEAFVKVLQMHGIEHAFGIIGSAFMPISDLFPQAGIRFWDVAHETNGGLICDGFTRATGKMGMAIAQNGPGVTGFVTAIKTAYWNHTPMLLVTPQAANKTIGQGGFQEVEQMALFRDMVCYQEEVRDASRMAEVLNRVIEKAWRASAPAQINVPRDLWTQVIDVELPQIVRIERSAGGEESVAEAARLLSEAKFPVILSGAGVVIGNAIDECVALAERLDAPVCSGYQHNDSFPGSHPLACGPLGYNGSKAAMELIAKADVVLALGTRLNPFSTLPGYGIDYWPKDATIIQVDMNPDRIGLTKKVTVGICGDAKKVTQQLLAALAPDAGNLGRDERKALIHQTKSAWLQTLSGMDHEDDDPGTTWNEDARTRDADLMSPRMAWRAIQAGLPDKAIISSDIGNNCAIGNAYPMFEEGRKYLAPGLFGPCGYGFPAIIGAKIGCPDVPVVGFAGDGAFGISMSEMSSIGREDWPAVTMVIFRNYQWGAEKRNSILWYDNNFVGTELNPNLSYAKAADGCGLKGVTVKTQDELSAALKEACKAQDDGVTTFIEVVLNQELGEPFRRDAMKKPVVVAGIDAADMRPQQSA